A window of Amycolatopsis australiensis contains these coding sequences:
- the mraZ gene encoding division/cell wall cluster transcriptional repressor MraZ, which translates to MFLGTHTPKLDDKGRLALPAKFRDALAGGLMVTKGQDHCLFVFPRAEFEQMARKVAEAPFTNEAVRAYQRYLFAGTDEQRPDGQGRITIAPELRRYAGLSKECVVIGAITRLEIWDAQAWQGYLEEHEDSYAKAREEVLPGVF; encoded by the coding sequence GTGTTCCTCGGCACCCACACCCCGAAACTGGACGACAAGGGGCGGCTCGCGCTGCCCGCGAAGTTCCGTGACGCCTTGGCGGGTGGGCTGATGGTCACCAAGGGGCAGGACCACTGCCTCTTCGTCTTCCCCCGCGCCGAGTTCGAGCAGATGGCGCGCAAGGTCGCCGAGGCCCCGTTCACCAACGAGGCGGTTCGGGCCTACCAGCGCTACCTGTTCGCGGGCACGGACGAGCAACGCCCGGACGGGCAGGGGCGCATCACGATCGCGCCCGAGCTCCGCCGCTACGCGGGGCTCAGCAAGGAGTGCGTGGTGATCGGGGCGATCACCAGGCTGGAGATCTGGGACGCCCAGGCGTGGCAGGGCTACCTGGAGGAACACGAAGACAGCTACGCGAAGGCTCGAGAGGAAGTACTGCCGGGCGTCTTCTAG
- a CDS encoding PPE domain-containing protein — protein sequence MPEPPVPTARYEAYSHEAMAAQVERDNDPVAAGEMGARWDGLAKRLQESTADVAALVASSEEHWRGGAGDAARAALGRAAQWLSHSAAVSASVGRAVGAQADAAARARADMPPPVTYDPASMIRDAASSGNVLVLAGLADEMAARRAEAEAARQKAIDVLRTRDAALRGHVPAESFPAPPSLGSA from the coding sequence GTGCCCGAACCCCCAGTGCCCACCGCGCGGTACGAGGCCTACAGCCACGAGGCGATGGCCGCGCAGGTCGAGCGGGACAACGACCCGGTCGCCGCGGGCGAGATGGGTGCGCGCTGGGACGGCCTGGCGAAACGGCTGCAGGAGTCGACCGCCGACGTGGCCGCGCTGGTGGCGTCTTCGGAGGAGCACTGGCGTGGCGGCGCGGGTGACGCCGCGCGGGCGGCGCTGGGCCGGGCCGCGCAGTGGCTTTCGCACTCCGCGGCCGTGTCGGCGTCGGTCGGCCGGGCGGTCGGCGCGCAGGCGGACGCGGCCGCGCGGGCCCGCGCCGACATGCCGCCGCCGGTGACCTACGACCCGGCGTCGATGATCCGGGACGCCGCGTCCTCCGGGAACGTGCTCGTCCTGGCCGGGCTCGCCGACGAGATGGCCGCTCGCCGCGCGGAAGCGGAAGCCGCGCGGCAGAAGGCGATCGACGTGCTGCGGACCCGGGACGCGGCCCTGCGCGGCCACGTGCCCGCCGAGTCGTTCCCGGCCCCGCCGTCGCTGGGGTCGGCTTGA
- a CDS encoding DUF3558 domain-containing protein: MADGVRAKYLGTLAVLLLAAGCGRQPAAPAGHASAHATATAATPPVAAWTGLAALDPCTLLSPQDRSAAGVSVLGKPKDIAGVRACDWTVPGTFGVTVTLDETRGLADLQVAKKTATKTTVGTHPALQVADRKAADGTCAVLLGVGEAASVQIDVSNTGFSDTPLACRRAGTVAGLVEPKLP, translated from the coding sequence GTGGCTGACGGCGTGCGGGCGAAGTACCTCGGAACGCTCGCCGTCCTGCTCCTGGCGGCCGGGTGCGGGCGGCAACCGGCGGCCCCGGCGGGGCACGCCTCGGCGCACGCCACCGCCACGGCCGCGACCCCGCCCGTCGCCGCCTGGACCGGCCTCGCCGCGCTCGACCCCTGCACGCTGCTGTCCCCGCAGGACCGCTCGGCCGCCGGGGTGAGCGTGCTCGGCAAGCCCAAGGACATCGCCGGCGTCCGCGCCTGCGACTGGACCGTGCCCGGCACCTTCGGCGTCACCGTGACCCTCGACGAGACGCGGGGCCTGGCCGACCTGCAGGTCGCCAAGAAGACGGCCACCAAAACCACGGTCGGCACCCACCCGGCCCTGCAGGTGGCGGACCGGAAGGCCGCCGACGGCACCTGCGCCGTGCTGCTCGGGGTGGGCGAGGCGGCCAGCGTCCAGATCGACGTCAGCAACACCGGCTTCTCGGACACCCCGCTCGCGTGCCGCCGCGCGGGCACGGTGGCCGGGCTGGTCGAGCCCAAGCTGCCCTGA
- a CDS encoding AAA family ATPase, whose amino-acid sequence MTSRIQSAAPGSGEQASGRPPYPAEPSGNGRVHGRPGRVSLDELHETARRIAANVERVLVGKPDVIRIALVTLLAEGHLLVEDVPGVGKTSLAKALARSIDCTVSRIQFTPDLLPSDVTGVSIYNRQSGEFDFRPGPVFANIVVGDEINRASPKTQSALLECMEEHQVTVDTSTYRLDAPFMVIATQNPIEMEGTYALPEAQRDRFTARVSIGYPDQQAELAMVDEHAGHNPLEELQPVSDGPAVHRLIETVRHVHIAPEVRRYAVDLVAATRGVPEIRLGASPRATLHLVRAARAQAALSGRDYVVPDDLHTVAVPVLAHRLVLTTEAHAARRSATDVVRAVLHRVPVPQGSRP is encoded by the coding sequence GTGACGTCGAGAATCCAGTCTGCCGCGCCCGGATCGGGCGAGCAGGCATCCGGGCGGCCGCCTTATCCGGCGGAGCCCTCGGGCAACGGCCGGGTCCACGGCCGCCCCGGCAGAGTGTCGCTGGACGAACTGCACGAGACCGCGCGGCGGATCGCCGCGAACGTGGAGCGGGTGCTGGTCGGCAAGCCCGACGTCATCCGGATCGCGCTGGTCACGCTGCTCGCCGAAGGCCACCTGCTGGTCGAGGACGTGCCCGGCGTCGGGAAGACGTCGCTGGCCAAGGCGCTGGCCCGGTCGATCGACTGCACGGTCAGCCGCATCCAGTTCACCCCCGACCTGCTGCCCAGCGACGTCACCGGCGTCTCGATCTACAACCGCCAGTCCGGCGAGTTCGACTTCCGCCCCGGCCCGGTGTTCGCGAACATCGTGGTGGGCGACGAGATCAACCGCGCCTCGCCGAAGACGCAGTCGGCGCTGCTGGAGTGCATGGAAGAGCACCAGGTCACCGTCGACACCTCGACCTACCGCCTCGACGCGCCGTTCATGGTGATCGCCACGCAGAACCCGATCGAGATGGAAGGCACCTACGCACTGCCGGAGGCCCAGCGCGACCGGTTCACCGCGCGCGTGTCCATCGGCTACCCGGACCAGCAGGCCGAGCTGGCCATGGTCGACGAGCACGCCGGGCACAACCCGCTCGAAGAGCTGCAGCCGGTGTCCGACGGCCCGGCCGTGCACCGGCTGATCGAGACGGTCCGCCACGTGCACATCGCGCCCGAGGTCCGCCGGTACGCCGTCGACCTCGTCGCGGCCACCCGCGGTGTCCCGGAGATCCGGCTCGGCGCGTCCCCGCGCGCGACGCTGCACCTCGTCCGCGCGGCGCGGGCCCAGGCGGCGTTGTCGGGCCGCGACTACGTCGTGCCGGACGACCTGCACACGGTCGCGGTCCCGGTGCTGGCGCACCGCCTGGTGCTGACCACCGAGGCCCACGCGGCGCGCCGGTCGGCGACCGACGTCGTGCGCGCGGTGCTGCACCGGGTGCCGGTGCCGCAGGGCTCCCGGCCCTAG
- a CDS encoding ESX secretion-associated protein EspG encodes MIRVSASAFDILWTDLGHDRPPEPLTVRSVGGTDEERAEVRKAVYENLAERGLYDGTAVEPALVSRLDLLASGEVYVACEALADMTASTPFRAVTAVRGRRGVLATQPEQTIGLDTIGESELCMAIVDVLPELAAGPGYGVNLPAAALTADPASPSASAQLQEVRAIQARPVYAAGQFSVSRRTPSGRLARTGGLTWFDTDVGAYCATKTPGRGGQDWVTVTPVDSAHLASRIASLVAPED; translated from the coding sequence TTGATCCGCGTCTCCGCTTCGGCGTTCGACATCCTGTGGACCGACCTCGGCCACGACCGCCCGCCGGAGCCGCTGACCGTGCGCAGTGTCGGCGGAACGGACGAAGAACGCGCCGAGGTGCGGAAAGCGGTGTACGAGAACCTCGCCGAGCGCGGCCTCTACGACGGGACGGCGGTGGAGCCGGCGCTGGTTTCGCGCCTGGACCTGCTGGCGAGCGGCGAAGTGTACGTCGCGTGCGAAGCGCTGGCCGACATGACGGCGTCGACGCCGTTCCGCGCGGTGACGGCGGTCCGCGGCCGCCGCGGCGTGCTGGCGACCCAGCCGGAGCAGACGATCGGCCTGGACACGATCGGCGAGAGCGAGCTGTGCATGGCGATCGTGGACGTCCTGCCGGAGCTGGCGGCCGGCCCCGGCTACGGCGTCAACCTGCCGGCCGCGGCGCTCACGGCCGATCCGGCTTCGCCGTCGGCGTCGGCCCAGCTGCAGGAGGTCCGCGCGATCCAGGCACGGCCGGTGTACGCGGCGGGCCAGTTCAGCGTCAGCCGCCGGACACCGTCGGGACGGCTCGCACGGACCGGCGGGCTGACGTGGTTCGACACCGACGTCGGCGCGTACTGCGCGACGAAGACCCCGGGCCGCGGCGGTCAGGACTGGGTGACCGTCACCCCGGTGGACAGCGCCCACCTCGCGTCCCGCATCGCCTCCCTCGTCGCCCCGGAGGACTGA
- a CDS encoding DUF58 domain-containing protein — protein MLRALSGLTTRGRCLLAAGLAAAVCSFVLNERDLLRVAVFVVALPLLVAVFISATRLRIGAARELHPQRVAVGGAGEVQLELWRSGRLPAGEILLEDGVPYALGSRPRFVVERLPHDRRVALRYPLQPVLRGIQQVGPLRATITDPFGLCEFERELIGHSRLVVVPRVVPLWGLPSGAGIGVGDDGTVRLHAGQGEPDVIVRQYRQGDDLRKVHWRSTARRDEIMVRVEERPWRGGTTVLLDHRAAAHHGSGPAASLEWAVSFAASAALHLRRSGHRVRLVTEHGATLADAPGEGGDHYDNVLLDALAALQPAHQRDITLAGDPAEGQELIAVLGTVSTEAVHELAQFRPRGIRSLAVLLDTPTWSAGVSAAEQRAAATEDSAALLRAAGWGVVVAGPGSPMPQVWAELCRSGARRGTLIGGPR, from the coding sequence ATGCTGCGTGCCCTGTCCGGCCTGACCACCCGCGGCCGCTGCCTGCTGGCCGCGGGGCTCGCGGCCGCGGTGTGCTCGTTCGTGCTCAACGAACGCGATCTGCTGCGGGTCGCCGTCTTCGTGGTGGCGCTGCCGCTGCTGGTGGCGGTGTTCATCTCGGCGACCCGGCTGCGCATCGGCGCGGCCCGCGAGCTGCACCCGCAGCGCGTCGCGGTCGGCGGCGCCGGCGAGGTGCAGCTGGAGCTGTGGCGCAGCGGCCGGCTGCCGGCCGGCGAGATCCTGCTCGAGGACGGCGTGCCCTACGCGCTGGGCTCGCGGCCCAGGTTCGTCGTCGAACGGCTTCCGCACGACCGGCGCGTCGCCCTGCGCTACCCGCTGCAGCCGGTGCTGCGCGGGATCCAGCAGGTCGGGCCGCTGCGCGCGACCATCACCGACCCGTTCGGGCTGTGCGAGTTCGAGCGCGAGCTGATCGGGCACTCGCGGCTGGTCGTCGTGCCGCGGGTGGTGCCGCTGTGGGGCCTGCCGAGCGGCGCGGGCATCGGCGTCGGCGACGACGGCACGGTCCGGCTGCACGCCGGGCAGGGCGAGCCGGACGTCATCGTCCGCCAGTACCGCCAGGGCGACGACCTGCGGAAGGTGCACTGGCGCTCGACCGCCCGCCGCGACGAGATCATGGTGCGCGTGGAGGAACGGCCGTGGCGCGGCGGCACGACGGTGCTGCTCGACCACCGCGCGGCCGCCCACCACGGCAGCGGGCCGGCGGCCAGCCTGGAGTGGGCGGTGTCGTTCGCGGCGTCGGCCGCACTGCACCTGCGCCGGTCCGGCCACCGCGTCCGGCTGGTGACCGAACACGGCGCGACGCTCGCCGACGCCCCGGGCGAGGGCGGCGACCACTACGACAACGTGCTGCTGGACGCGCTGGCGGCGTTGCAGCCGGCCCACCAGCGCGACATCACGCTGGCCGGCGACCCCGCGGAGGGCCAGGAGCTGATCGCGGTGCTGGGCACGGTCAGCACCGAGGCGGTCCACGAGCTGGCCCAGTTCCGCCCGCGCGGCATCCGCAGCCTGGCGGTCCTGCTGGACACGCCGACCTGGTCGGCGGGCGTGAGCGCCGCGGAACAACGAGCGGCGGCGACGGAGGACTCGGCGGCACTGCTGCGCGCGGCGGGGTGGGGAGTGGTGGTCGCGGGCCCGGGTTCCCCGATGCCCCAGGTGTGGGCAGAGCTGTGCCGCAGCGGCGCCCGCCGCGGCACGTTGATCGGCGGTCCGCGATGA